One Tachyglossus aculeatus isolate mTacAcu1 chromosome 18, mTacAcu1.pri, whole genome shotgun sequence DNA segment encodes these proteins:
- the MID1IP1 gene encoding mid1-interacting protein 1 encodes MMQLCESSKQKHSLFHAMNRFIGAVNTMDQTVMVPSLLRDVPLPQAERAPGAGGGTPGPGTDGGAGGFFGPSRDMYGHYVLLKSIRHDIEWGVLQPPAPPDEARRGKDRPTADGDGAAGGAPGPEEDLEQQFHYHLRGLHTVLAQLTRKANVLTNRYKEEIGFGSWGN; translated from the coding sequence atgaTGCAGCTGTGCGAGTCGTCCAAGCAGAAGCACTCGCTGTTCCACGCCATGAACCGCTTCATCGGCGCCGTGAACACCATGGACCAGACGGTGATGGTGCCCAGCCTGCTGCGGGACGTGCCGCTGCCGCAGGCCGAGCGGGcccccggggccggcgggggAACCCCGGGGCCGGGGACggacggcggggccgggggcttcTTCGGCCCCAGCCGGGACATGTACGGCCACTACGTGCTGCTCAAGTCCATCCGCCACGACATCGAGTGGGGGGTCCtgcagcccccggccccgcccgacGAGGCCCGCCGGGGCAAGGACCGGCCCACGGCCGACGGGGACGGGGCCGCCGGCGGAGCCCCGGGGCCCGAGGAGGACCTGGAGCAGCAGTTCCACTACCACCTAAGGGGCCTCCACACCGTCCTCGCCCAGCTCACCCGCAAGGCCAACGTCCTCACCAACAGGTACAAGGAGGAGATCGGCTTCgggagctggggaaactga